A stretch of Leisingera sp. S132 DNA encodes these proteins:
- a CDS encoding paraquat-inducible protein A, which yields MHTDQLIACPTCDVLNRDEDVKPHSVARCARCGTVLAAPKSGAMTRIAMLSLTALILLAAAAGFPFLELRAQGLSHQASVLDAVLAFSSGPMAPLSLATGLLIVLLPAARYSALIYTLAPMALGWHPAPHAATAYRWAERLKPWAMAEIFIIGVAVALVKVSGLARVGLGPAFWAFAALLVVTILTDNAICRLTVWKTLKTRSAS from the coding sequence ATGCATACAGATCAGCTCATTGCCTGCCCGACCTGCGACGTGCTGAACCGCGACGAGGATGTGAAGCCACATTCGGTTGCCCGCTGCGCCCGCTGCGGCACGGTGCTGGCAGCGCCCAAGTCGGGCGCCATGACACGGATCGCGATGCTGTCGCTGACCGCGCTGATCCTGCTCGCCGCAGCGGCCGGTTTCCCGTTTCTGGAGCTGAGAGCACAGGGCCTGTCGCATCAGGCCTCGGTCCTGGACGCCGTGCTGGCCTTTTCCAGCGGGCCGATGGCGCCTCTGTCGCTGGCGACCGGCCTGCTGATCGTGCTGCTGCCCGCGGCACGCTATAGCGCGCTGATCTATACTCTGGCGCCGATGGCCCTGGGATGGCACCCCGCGCCGCATGCCGCAACGGCCTACCGCTGGGCTGAGCGGCTGAAACCCTGGGCAATGGCTGAGATCTTCATCATCGGCGTGGCGGTGGCGCTGGTCAAAGTCTCCGGCCTGGCCCGCGTCGGGCTGGGGCCCGCCTTCTGGGCATTTGCCGCGCTCCTGGTGGTCACCATTCTGACCGACAACGCAATTTGCAGGCTGACCGTATGGAAAACCCTGAAAACCCGCAGCGCTTCCTGA
- a CDS encoding paraquat-inducible protein A, with protein MENPENPQRFLTAAAAGLAGCRACGTANPGGARACTCCGSPLAPAAPASLQRVWAWLAAGLVAYVPANVYPMLRTTTFGRSSENTLIGGIAELFSHGSYGVALIVFFASIVIPVAKFLAIAYLAVSVRKPAALGGHGRLVLYEVVEFIGRWSMIDVFVVAILTALVQLDFAAAIAPGMAAVSFALSVAFTMLAAQSFDPRLIWNAESENLNDHA; from the coding sequence ATGGAAAACCCTGAAAACCCGCAGCGCTTCCTGACTGCCGCAGCCGCCGGGCTGGCCGGCTGCCGCGCCTGCGGAACCGCCAACCCGGGCGGTGCCCGGGCTTGCACGTGCTGCGGCAGCCCGCTGGCGCCTGCCGCCCCCGCCAGCCTGCAGCGTGTCTGGGCCTGGCTGGCAGCGGGGCTGGTCGCCTATGTGCCCGCCAATGTCTACCCGATGCTGCGCACAACCACCTTCGGCCGCAGCTCAGAAAACACCCTGATCGGCGGCATCGCCGAACTGTTCAGCCACGGCTCCTACGGTGTGGCCCTGATCGTTTTCTTCGCCAGCATCGTGATCCCCGTGGCCAAGTTCCTGGCCATCGCCTATTTGGCGGTGTCCGTCCGCAAACCGGCAGCCCTTGGCGGTCATGGCCGGCTGGTGCTTTATGAAGTGGTCGAATTTATCGGGCGGTGGTCGATGATTGATGTCTTTGTGGTGGCAATCCTGACCGCCCTCGTCCAGCTTGATTTCGCCGCTGCCATCGCCCCCGGCATGGCAGCGGTCAGTTTTGCCTTGTCGGTTGCCTTTACCATGCTGGCTGCCCAGAGTTTTGATCCGCGCCTGATCTGGAACGCGGAAAGCGAGAATTTGAATGACCACGCCTGA